The following are encoded together in the bacterium genome:
- a CDS encoding M20/M25/M40 family metallo-hydrolase produces MTPEAVAESVDADVLVERLQQAIAIPSVTLHEGEFARWVHDQLDDNAWDHKALAPFDASRANVYASVGHGAPSLVLAGHLDTVHADDWKSHWAGTERADPFAASIIDREIWGRGSADQKAGICAILEALRAIRRSGCRPKGSVTALFVSDEESGQPGSGVSAGMKAAIADGEFQQDQPPDLLVYTEPTTSAIYTAQMGFLIADIELTGQSAYFGRPELGVDALKAGHRLLTALWEHSESLRTQPAHPLIGEAFLLVTEVRSGESIAVPGRFDLSLIRKVLPHESLDNAAQSIRDITARVAADHGIEATVEFTAPRDHPVGGTPDETSADHPAVQALGASITAITGDAPRIEAAPYWSEKSFLSAMGVPGVYFAPGDISHAHTPFERVEIDELVAATRTLAHFVASWCGLEPAPTTN; encoded by the coding sequence GTGACTCCCGAGGCCGTCGCCGAGTCGGTGGATGCCGACGTGCTGGTGGAACGCCTCCAGCAAGCCATCGCCATACCCAGCGTGACACTCCACGAAGGTGAATTCGCCCGGTGGGTACACGATCAACTGGACGACAACGCTTGGGACCACAAAGCGCTGGCCCCCTTCGACGCCTCCCGGGCCAATGTCTACGCCAGTGTCGGCCATGGGGCCCCATCCCTGGTCTTGGCGGGACATCTCGACACCGTGCATGCCGACGACTGGAAGAGTCACTGGGCGGGAACTGAGCGGGCCGATCCCTTTGCCGCCTCGATCATCGACCGGGAGATTTGGGGCCGGGGGTCCGCAGACCAGAAAGCTGGCATCTGCGCCATCCTGGAAGCACTCCGGGCCATTCGCCGCTCCGGTTGCCGGCCAAAGGGTTCGGTGACTGCCCTCTTTGTGAGCGATGAGGAATCCGGCCAGCCCGGCAGCGGTGTTTCTGCCGGGATGAAGGCAGCAATAGCAGACGGAGAATTCCAACAAGACCAGCCACCGGACCTCCTCGTCTACACCGAGCCCACCACCTCGGCCATCTACACCGCGCAGATGGGCTTCCTCATCGCCGACATCGAACTCACCGGACAGTCGGCGTACTTCGGGCGCCCCGAATTGGGGGTGGACGCCTTGAAGGCTGGCCACCGCCTCCTGACCGCCCTCTGGGAGCATTCCGAAAGTCTCCGAACCCAGCCAGCACATCCGCTGATTGGAGAGGCATTCCTCCTCGTCACCGAAGTCCGCTCAGGGGAGAGCATCGCGGTGCCCGGGCGGTTCGATCTGTCCTTGATTCGCAAAGTCCTCCCCCACGAGAGCCTTGACAACGCGGCGCAATCCATCCGGGACATCACCGCTCGAGTGGCCGCAGATCACGGGATCGAAGCCACGGTGGAGTTCACCGCCCCACGGGACCATCCGGTGGGGGGCACCCCCGACGAAACCTCCGCCGACCACCCCGCGGTGCAAGCCCTGGGCGCGTCGATAACGGCGATCACCGGCGATGCGCCCCGAATCGAGGCCGCTCCGTACTGGTCGGAGAAGTCGTTCCTCTCAGCTATGGGCGTGCCCGGGGTGTACTTCGCGCCCGGCGACATCTCGCACGCCCACACGCCGTTCGAACGCGTGGAGATCGACGAACTCGTAGCCGCCACCCGCACCCTCGCCCATTTCGTGGCGTCGTGGTGCGGACTCGAACCAGCCCCAACCACCAACTGA
- a CDS encoding substrate-binding domain-containing protein — MQPRKRSRWLVLSALLAVFVLVAAACGNDDDDSSSEATAAPATAAPTAAPEPPDEPEPEPEPEPTEEEAPAREAPVTQGPNGEPASPSGEIVLTADELAQIQEGGYTAALLWHISGAFTDAVSQGARDAFAEMGIDVVVETEAGFDPAQQANDVETAMALNPDIILSLTIDPVSAAEGFRPAVEAGVQLVFLSTTPEGYTQGQEFVGVVTDDLAEMGIAAANLLGNALGGEGEIGFIFHDAPFYVTNQRDQAFKAWIEINFPGIQIVAEQGLADPATAEDIASTMLTRNPGLDGIYAPWSAGPADGVLAALRAAGASDVAVVTMDLDTNVSLDLVEGGNIVGIAADEAYEIGRTMATEGAYGLLGKQAPPFVVVPAIEVTAANIVEAYRVSLAADPPQEVLDALGG, encoded by the coding sequence ATGCAACCACGAAAGAGATCGCGATGGCTCGTACTGAGCGCACTACTCGCCGTCTTCGTTTTGGTGGCCGCGGCTTGCGGCAACGACGACGATGACAGCAGCAGCGAAGCCACGGCCGCTCCTGCGACCGCCGCACCCACCGCGGCCCCTGAACCGCCTGACGAACCCGAACCCGAGCCTGAGCCCGAGCCAACCGAGGAGGAGGCTCCGGCCAGGGAAGCCCCGGTCACCCAGGGTCCGAATGGCGAGCCGGCCAGCCCGTCAGGGGAGATCGTTCTCACCGCCGATGAACTGGCCCAGATCCAAGAGGGCGGTTATACCGCCGCCCTGCTATGGCACATCTCCGGGGCCTTCACCGATGCGGTGAGCCAGGGGGCGCGCGACGCCTTCGCCGAGATGGGCATCGACGTGGTGGTGGAAACTGAAGCCGGTTTCGACCCTGCCCAGCAGGCCAACGACGTCGAAACGGCAATGGCGCTCAACCCCGATATCATCCTCAGCCTCACCATCGACCCGGTGTCCGCGGCAGAAGGCTTCCGGCCCGCCGTCGAGGCCGGTGTGCAACTGGTGTTCTTGTCCACGACCCCGGAGGGGTACACCCAGGGCCAGGAGTTCGTCGGGGTGGTGACCGATGACCTGGCTGAGATGGGCATCGCCGCCGCCAACTTGCTCGGCAACGCGCTGGGCGGAGAAGGCGAGATCGGGTTCATCTTCCACGATGCCCCGTTCTATGTGACCAACCAGCGAGACCAGGCCTTCAAGGCTTGGATCGAGATCAACTTCCCCGGAATCCAGATCGTCGCCGAGCAGGGTCTGGCCGACCCGGCCACTGCCGAGGACATCGCCTCCACCATGCTCACCCGCAATCCCGGCCTCGACGGCATCTACGCCCCGTGGTCGGCCGGCCCCGCCGACGGCGTGCTGGCCGCATTGCGGGCCGCGGGGGCCAGCGATGTGGCAGTGGTGACCATGGACCTGGATACCAACGTCTCCCTCGACCTCGTGGAAGGCGGCAATATCGTGGGCATCGCCGCTGACGAGGCCTACGAGATCGGCCGGACGATGGCCACCGAAGGTGCCTATGGCCTGCTCGGGAAGCAGGCGCCTCCCTTCGTTGTCGTGCCTGCCATCGAGGTAACTGCGGCCAACATCGTCGAGGCATATCGGGTGTCGCTGGCCGCCGACCCGCCGCAAGAGGTGCTTGACGCCCTCGGCGGCTAG